In Candidatus Taylorbacteria bacterium, the following proteins share a genomic window:
- a CDS encoding VOC family protein yields the protein MKINEIAFVTYGVKDMPRARKFYEETLGLKPTSVWEGEKMAFIEYSFGKSGVHTLAIGKGAKNFKPGKGGATVGLEMDNFDSAIESLKKNKVKFIMQPYDTGGCDMAIIADPDGNQLMIHKIKSKSK from the coding sequence ATGAAAATTAATGAGATTGCATTCGTAACCTATGGAGTGAAAGATATGCCGCGCGCAAGGAAATTTTACGAGGAGACTCTTGGTTTGAAACCGACGAGCGTGTGGGAAGGCGAGAAAATGGCTTTTATTGAGTACTCATTCGGAAAGTCGGGGGTGCATACCCTTGCCATAGGCAAAGGGGCGAAGAATTTTAAACCCGGGAAAGGCGGCGCGACGGTGGGGTTAGAAATGGATAATTTTGATTCCGCAATCGAAAGTTTGAAGAAAAACAAGGTGAAATTTATTATGCAACCGTATGACACCGGCGGTTGTGACATGGCAATTATTGCCGACCCGGACGGAAATCAGCTCATGATACATAAGATAAAAAGCAAGTCCAAATAA
- a CDS encoding 4a-hydroxytetrahydrobiopterin dehydratase yields the protein MKPPKKSDRPLDWLPTGQSISRVFIFKNFQGSIDFVNRVARCAEEDNHHPDIDIRWDKVTLTFSTHSEGKVTEKDYRMSAKCDEIYSATQGSS from the coding sequence ATGAAGCCTCCAAAAAAGTCGGATCGGCCTCTCGACTGGCTCCCAACTGGTCAAAGTATTTCACGCGTGTTCATATTTAAGAACTTTCAGGGAAGTATCGATTTCGTAAATCGGGTAGCACGGTGCGCCGAGGAAGACAATCATCACCCTGACATTGATATTCGATGGGACAAAGTAACCCTCACGTTTTCCACTCATAGCGAAGGCAAAGTAACGGAAAAGGACTACCGAATGTCAGCTAAGTGTGATGAGATTTACTCCGCTACTCAAGGAAGTTCGTGA
- the miaA gene encoding tRNA (adenosine(37)-N6)-dimethylallyltransferase MiaA translates to MKQKIIVILGPTASGKSDLAVKMARTFNGEIISADSRQVYKGLNLGSGKISAREMHRIPHHLLDVANPKKRFSVESFKNLARVKIKEIAERGNVPIICGGTGFYIQTLIDNTNFPEVAPNPKLRKKLGLQSASRLFSMLKKLDYVCASTIDPRNKVRLIRAIEIAKSLGHVPKITQSSPYDSLQIGIDLPDKVLKEKISDRLLARLRKGMIREVINLRKKGLSWKRLDELGLEYRFISRYLRKIITREEMIQSIQIESWHFAKRQRTWFRKNKRIMWFRPGEKRKILSAITNFLE, encoded by the coding sequence ATGAAACAGAAGATTATTGTTATTTTAGGCCCGACAGCGAGCGGTAAGAGCGATTTGGCAGTTAAAATGGCCAGGACATTTAATGGCGAAATTATTTCGGCCGACTCTCGTCAGGTCTATAAGGGGCTCAATCTGGGGTCCGGTAAAATCTCTGCGCGCGAGATGCATAGAATTCCCCACCACCTCCTTGACGTGGCAAATCCCAAAAAAAGATTCAGTGTTGAGAGTTTCAAAAACCTCGCACGTGTAAAAATAAAGGAAATCGCGGAAAGAGGCAACGTTCCAATCATCTGCGGAGGAACAGGATTTTATATTCAGACTCTCATAGACAACACGAACTTTCCTGAAGTCGCACCTAATCCTAAATTGAGAAAAAAACTTGGATTACAGTCTGCTTCTCGACTTTTTTCAATGTTAAAAAAATTAGACTATGTGTGCGCTTCTACAATAGACCCCCGCAACAAGGTCCGGCTTATTCGGGCTATCGAAATTGCAAAATCGCTCGGTCATGTGCCAAAAATTACTCAAAGCTCGCCATATGACTCTCTTCAAATCGGAATAGACCTGCCCGACAAGGTCCTCAAGGAGAAGATATCCGACCGTTTACTCGCGAGATTAAGAAAAGGGATGATTCGTGAAGTGATAAATCTCCGTAAGAAAGGGCTCTCATGGAAAAGACTGGATGAATTGGGACTTGAATATAGATTTATTTCTCGATACCTAAGAAAAATCATTACTCGGGAAGAGATGATCCAAAGCATACAAATCGAAAGCTGGCATTTTGCAAAACGCCAGAGAACTTGGTTTCGAAAAAATAAGAGAATTATGTGGTTTAGACCCGGGGAAAAGCGTAAAATCCTTTCCGCAATCACGAACTTCCTTGAGTAG